In Balaenoptera acutorostrata chromosome 19, mBalAcu1.1, whole genome shotgun sequence, the following proteins share a genomic window:
- the NUDT7 gene encoding peroxisomal coenzyme A diphosphatase NUDT7 yields the protein MWRACPPQEPVRNSLVDDAKARLRKHDVGTKYSHLLSNKCSILLPLLAKEGKLYLLFTLRSEKLRRSPGEVCFPGGKYEPTDADDVATALREAQEEVGLRPHQVEAVCRLMPVLFDRDTLITPVVGFIDSNFQAKPNPDEVKNVFLVPLEYFLHPSVYQQSHLTRSGHHIIIHCFEYTNPEDGVTYHIRGMTAKCALFVALIILGKKPSFEVEFNLNDLMSSSEESLLKLHKHATSKL from the exons ATGTGGCGAGCCTGTCCTCCCCAAGAGCCAGTCAG aaACAGTTTGGTAGATGACGCTAAGGCCCGCTTAAGAAAACATGACGTTGGGACCAAATATTCTCACTTGTTGTCTAACAAATGTTCCATCCTTTTACCGTTGTTGGCTAAAGAAGGAAAACTCTACCTGTTGTTCACCCTCCGGTCAGAGAAG CTGAGAAGGTCACCCGGAGAGGTCTGCTTTCCTGGAGGCAAGTACGAACCTACAGATGCGGATGACGTGGCCACGGCTCTCCGGGAAGCCCAGGAGGAAGTGGGGCTGCGTCCTCATCAAGTGGAGGCCGTCTGCCGCCTGATGCCAGTGCTGTTTGAC AGAGATACATTGATAACCCCTGTTGTAGGATTTATAGACTCCAACTTCCAGGCCAAGCCTAACCCCGATGAAGTTAAGAATGTGTTCCTGGTGCCTCTGGAATATTTCCTGCATCCCAGCGTCTACCAGCAGAGTCACCTGACACGCTCTGGTCATCATATTATTATTCACTGCTTTGAGTACACAAACCCTGAAGACGGTGTGACTTATCATATCCGTGGAATGACTGCAAAATGTGCCTTGTTTGTTGCCTtaattattttgggaaaaaaacccTCCTTTGAGGTTGAATTTAATCTCAACGATCTGATGTCATCCTCTGAAGAGTCTTTACTGAAGCTTCATAAACATGCTACAAGCAAGTTATGA